In Pleomorphomonas sp. T1.2MG-36, one genomic interval encodes:
- a CDS encoding Gldg family protein: MSKLNRIPKSRLVAVGAVLAIILYFAVNSLSATLFRSSRIDLTDGGLYSLSHGTVAMLDKLDEPIHMRLFMSAGLHEAAPALSAYASRVRAMLDTYESLSHGKITLEVIDPQPYSEEEDRAVGLGINRISLDGSSDPIYFGLAATNSTNGSANIPVFTPDREAFLEYDLTRLVAELGQPKKPVVALLDGLGMAGNPMTGQEPAQILTMLKETYSVETVGGDIDKLPDNTRVVLVVQPQKLSDRTLYTLDQWVLSGGATLVFADPFAETQAGPQPGVPVENNASDFQKMFDAWGVGFDAKKAIGDPDWAIRTVRNIGGRQAEVANYPWFAIHDDGFDRGDAVTSKLNAVVMTTAGSFTATGKDATLKPLMYASADAGLLSAGEAADPYGDPRALLAKIEKSGGRPVVAARLEGKLHTAFPDGKPKDSAAAAAPIKESASAPNVILAGDADMLSDRNWLQKQNVLGRQVAQAFANNGDFLLNAVEQMAGGVALADLRSRTVSWRPFTRIDALERAAEERFLTKQQELTQRIADTEKKLKDASTTGEAKDGELVSTEQAKTIETFKSDLLSARAELREVQYNLRADVARLKNWIMVLIIGVVPAAVALIALVFALRRPRRPVPVRKA, encoded by the coding sequence ATGTCGAAACTCAACCGGATACCGAAATCCCGCCTCGTCGCCGTCGGCGCCGTCCTAGCGATCATCCTCTACTTTGCCGTGAACTCGCTGTCGGCGACGCTGTTCCGTTCGAGCCGCATCGATCTCACCGACGGCGGTCTCTACTCGCTCTCCCACGGCACGGTGGCCATGCTGGACAAGCTCGACGAGCCGATCCACATGCGCCTGTTCATGTCGGCGGGCCTGCATGAGGCGGCGCCGGCGCTGTCGGCCTACGCCTCGCGCGTCCGCGCCATGCTGGACACCTACGAGAGCCTGTCGCACGGCAAGATCACCCTTGAGGTGATCGATCCCCAGCCCTACTCGGAGGAGGAGGATCGCGCCGTCGGCCTCGGCATCAACCGTATCAGCCTCGATGGCAGCTCCGATCCCATCTACTTCGGCCTTGCCGCCACCAACTCGACCAACGGGTCGGCCAACATTCCGGTTTTCACGCCGGATCGCGAGGCCTTCCTTGAATATGACCTGACGCGCCTCGTGGCCGAACTGGGGCAGCCGAAGAAGCCGGTCGTCGCGCTTCTCGACGGCCTCGGCATGGCCGGAAACCCGATGACCGGGCAGGAGCCGGCTCAGATCCTCACGATGCTGAAGGAAACCTACAGCGTCGAGACCGTCGGCGGCGACATCGACAAGCTGCCGGACAACACCCGCGTCGTCCTGGTGGTGCAGCCGCAGAAGCTCAGCGACCGCACGCTCTACACGCTCGACCAGTGGGTGCTGTCGGGCGGCGCCACGCTGGTGTTCGCCGATCCGTTCGCCGAGACCCAGGCCGGACCGCAACCCGGCGTGCCGGTGGAGAACAACGCCTCCGACTTCCAGAAGATGTTCGATGCCTGGGGCGTCGGCTTCGATGCCAAGAAGGCGATCGGCGATCCCGACTGGGCGATCCGCACCGTGCGCAACATCGGCGGCCGGCAGGCCGAGGTCGCGAACTATCCCTGGTTCGCCATCCACGACGATGGCTTCGACCGGGGCGATGCCGTCACCTCCAAGCTCAACGCTGTGGTGATGACCACCGCCGGCAGCTTCACCGCCACCGGCAAGGATGCGACGCTGAAGCCGCTGATGTACGCCTCCGCCGACGCGGGCCTTCTTTCCGCTGGCGAAGCGGCCGATCCCTATGGCGATCCGCGCGCGCTTCTCGCCAAGATCGAGAAGTCCGGCGGCCGTCCGGTGGTCGCCGCCCGTCTCGAAGGCAAGCTTCACACGGCCTTCCCTGATGGCAAGCCGAAGGACTCGGCTGCCGCAGCCGCGCCGATCAAGGAAAGCGCGTCGGCCCCCAATGTCATCCTGGCCGGCGACGCCGACATGCTGTCCGACCGCAACTGGCTGCAGAAGCAGAACGTGCTCGGCCGGCAGGTGGCGCAGGCCTTCGCCAACAACGGCGACTTCCTGCTCAATGCCGTCGAGCAGATGGCCGGCGGCGTGGCTCTGGCCGATCTTCGTAGCCGCACCGTCTCCTGGCGTCCGTTCACGCGTATCGACGCGCTGGAGCGCGCCGCCGAGGAACGCTTCCTCACCAAGCAGCAGGAACTGACGCAGCGTATCGCCGATACCGAGAAGAAGTTGAAGGATGCTTCGACAACCGGCGAGGCAAAGGATGGCGAGTTGGTCTCCACCGAGCAGGCCAAGACGATCGAGACCTTCAAGTCCGATCTCCTGTCGGCCCGCGCCGAACTGCGTGAGGTGCAATACAACCTCCGCGCCGACGTTGCCCGGCTCAAGAACTGGATCATGGTGCTGATCATCGGCGTCGTGCCTGCGGCGGTGGCGCTTATCGCCCTCGTCTTCGCCCTGCGCCGGCCGCGTCGGCCGGTGCCGGTCCGCAAAGCCTGA
- a CDS encoding ABC transporter permease subunit: MKTSFRTISLVFGREFRAYFATPLAAVFLLVFLALSAGLAFFAGGFFERGQADLGPFFAWHPWLFLILMPAIGMRLWADERRSGVIELLMTLPVRAHEVVIGKFLAGWAFTAVALVLTMSFWLVTLYLGSPDNGIVLASYLGSFLMAGAFLAISACISAMTKNQVIAFILAAIISFLLVMSGTNLVLAALRGWAPAFVVDLVQSLSFITNFDRLTRGVLEAPAVILFLSTIVLALWINVQVVDAKKAA; this comes from the coding sequence ATGAAAACCTCTTTCCGCACCATTTCTCTGGTGTTCGGCCGCGAGTTCCGCGCCTATTTCGCGACGCCGCTCGCCGCCGTCTTTCTCCTGGTATTCCTCGCCCTTTCGGCCGGCCTCGCCTTTTTCGCCGGCGGTTTCTTCGAGCGTGGACAGGCCGACCTTGGCCCGTTCTTCGCCTGGCACCCCTGGCTTTTCCTCATCCTGATGCCGGCGATCGGCATGCGGCTCTGGGCGGACGAGCGCCGCTCCGGCGTCATCGAACTCCTGATGACGCTGCCGGTGCGCGCCCATGAGGTGGTGATCGGCAAGTTTCTGGCCGGCTGGGCCTTCACGGCGGTGGCTCTGGTGCTCACCATGAGCTTCTGGCTGGTGACGCTCTACCTGGGATCGCCCGACAATGGCATCGTCCTGGCGAGCTATCTCGGCTCCTTCCTGATGGCCGGTGCCTTCCTAGCGATCTCCGCCTGCATCTCGGCAATGACCAAGAACCAGGTGATCGCCTTCATTCTTGCCGCCATCATCTCCTTCCTGCTGGTGATGTCCGGCACCAACTTGGTGCTGGCGGCCCTGCGCGGCTGGGCACCGGCCTTCGTGGTCGATCTGGTGCAGTCGCTGTCGTTCATCACCAACTTCGACCGGCTGACGCGCGGTGTCCTCGAGGCGCCGGCCGTCATCCTATTCCTGTCGACCATCGTGCTCGCGCTCTGGATCAACGTCCAGGTCGTCGATGCCAAGAAAGCGGCCTGA
- a CDS encoding ABC transporter ATP-binding protein — protein MQLVQASGLVKTFSRLRAVDGVSLEVSRGEVVGFLGPNGAGKSTTMKMLTGFLEPDAGTASIAGHDVFTDPIAARRHLGYLPEGAPAYGDMTVADFLAFVGRMRGLSSAVLGERLAEMVERVNLAAVWNRPIDALSKGFKRRVGIAQALVHDPEVLILDEPTDGLDPNQKHDMRELIAAIAPGKAIVISTHILEEVEAICSRVVIIAEGKVVADATPSALLDAAVVDGQRPTLETVFRSITGSKAA, from the coding sequence ATGCAACTCGTTCAGGCCAGCGGCCTGGTGAAGACGTTTTCGAGACTGCGCGCCGTAGACGGCGTCAGCCTTGAGGTGAGCCGTGGCGAGGTCGTGGGCTTCCTTGGCCCCAACGGTGCCGGCAAGTCGACGACCATGAAGATGCTGACCGGCTTTCTGGAGCCGGACGCCGGCACCGCCTCGATCGCCGGCCATGACGTCTTCACCGACCCCATCGCCGCCCGTCGCCATCTCGGCTATCTGCCCGAGGGAGCGCCGGCCTATGGCGACATGACGGTTGCCGATTTTCTCGCCTTCGTCGGACGCATGCGCGGCCTGTCCAGCGCCGTGCTCGGCGAGCGTCTCGCCGAAATGGTCGAACGGGTCAATCTCGCCGCCGTCTGGAATCGCCCGATCGACGCTCTTTCCAAGGGGTTCAAGCGTCGCGTCGGCATCGCCCAGGCGCTGGTCCATGACCCGGAAGTGCTGATCCTCGACGAACCGACCGATGGTCTCGACCCCAACCAGAAGCATGACATGCGCGAGTTGATCGCGGCGATCGCGCCGGGCAAGGCGATCGTCATCTCGACCCATATCCTTGAAGAGGTCGAGGCGATCTGCAGCCGCGTCGTCATCATCGCCGAGGGCAAGGTGGTCGCCGATGCGACGCCGTCGGCGCTTCTCGACGCCGCCGTCGTCGATGGCCAGCGACCGACGCTCGAAACCGTCTTCCGCTCCATCACCGGCAGCAAGGCCGCCTGA
- a CDS encoding ethanolamine ammonia-lyase subunit EutB, with protein sequence MSNYAILLGRQRHVFDDLKTLMAAASPEKSGDRLAGIAADTNERRVAARYLLADVPLRTFLEEPLIPYEIDEVTRLILDGHDDAAFSPVAHMTVGQFRDWLLSYECTTEALSALAPGLTPEMVAAASKIMRNHDLIVAAAKASVVTGFRTTIGLKGRLSSRLQPNHPTDDPEGVAGSTLDGLTYGVGDAVIGINPAGDNLEACMRLMELFDRLRQRFDIPMQSCVLTHVTTSIKAVEAGAPLDLVFQSIAGTEAANRGFGVDLKVLREGREAALSLKRGTVGDNVMYLETGQGSALSADAHHGVDEQTVEARAYAVARHLKPLIVNTVVGFIGPEYLYDAKQIIRAGLEDHFCGKLLGVPMGVDVCYTNHAEADQDDMDNLMFLLASAGVNFLIAVPGADDVMLNYQSLSYHDIVSLRRSFGRPPAPEFEAWLYRMGLFDSEGRLAPQASSVARRLIDYKASA encoded by the coding sequence ATGTCTAACTATGCCATCCTGCTCGGCCGTCAGCGTCACGTCTTCGACGATCTCAAGACCCTCATGGCCGCTGCTTCGCCGGAAAAATCCGGCGACCGGCTGGCCGGCATCGCCGCCGACACCAACGAGCGCCGCGTCGCCGCCCGCTACCTCCTGGCCGACGTTCCTCTCCGCACGTTTCTCGAAGAGCCGCTGATCCCCTACGAGATCGACGAAGTCACCCGGCTGATCCTGGATGGTCACGACGACGCCGCGTTTTCACCGGTCGCTCACATGACGGTCGGCCAGTTTCGCGACTGGCTGCTCTCCTACGAATGCACGACCGAAGCGCTTTCCGCCCTTGCTCCTGGCCTGACTCCGGAAATGGTCGCCGCGGCCTCCAAGATCATGCGCAACCACGACCTGATCGTCGCGGCCGCCAAGGCCAGCGTCGTCACCGGTTTCCGGACCACCATCGGCCTCAAGGGGCGCCTGTCCAGCCGCCTGCAGCCGAACCATCCGACCGACGATCCCGAGGGCGTCGCCGGCTCGACGCTCGACGGCCTCACCTACGGCGTGGGCGACGCGGTGATCGGCATCAACCCGGCCGGCGACAACCTCGAAGCCTGCATGCGGCTGATGGAGCTGTTCGACCGGCTTCGCCAGCGCTTCGACATCCCCATGCAGTCCTGCGTGCTGACCCATGTGACGACATCGATCAAGGCCGTCGAGGCCGGTGCGCCGCTCGATCTGGTGTTTCAGTCGATCGCCGGTACCGAGGCCGCCAACCGCGGCTTCGGCGTCGATCTGAAGGTACTTCGGGAAGGACGGGAGGCGGCGCTCAGTCTGAAGCGCGGCACCGTCGGCGACAATGTGATGTATCTGGAAACGGGCCAGGGATCGGCCCTCAGCGCCGACGCCCATCATGGCGTCGACGAACAGACGGTGGAGGCGCGCGCCTACGCCGTTGCCCGCCACCTGAAGCCGCTGATCGTCAACACCGTGGTCGGCTTCATCGGGCCGGAGTATCTCTACGACGCCAAGCAGATCATCCGGGCCGGCCTGGAGGACCACTTCTGCGGCAAGCTGCTCGGCGTGCCGATGGGTGTCGACGTCTGCTACACCAACCATGCCGAAGCCGATCAGGACGATATGGACAACCTGATGTTCCTGCTCGCCTCGGCCGGCGTCAACTTCCTGATCGCCGTGCCCGGCGCCGACGACGTGATGCTGAACTACCAGTCGCTCAGCTACCATGACATCGTCAGCCTCCGGCGCTCCTTCGGCCGGCCGCCGGCGCCCGAATTCGAGGCCTGGCTCTACCGCATGGGCCTTTTCGACAGCGAGGGGCGTCTGGCACCGCAGGCCAGCTCCGTCGCGCGCCGCCTCATCGACTACAAGGCGTCGGCATGA
- the eutC gene encoding ethanolamine ammonia-lyase subunit EutC has translation MSNPIDLDPFARFRAVTRARIGLGRAGDSLPIRAVLDFQLAHARARDAVHGHVDFTAMAERIGAKRAVIRLRSRAADRPIYLARPDLGRRVEPAALAGIEAGDWDVAFVIADGLSAAAVEAHAEIVLSACLRRLGDFKIAPIVLGEQARVAFGDEAGEALGARIVVVLIGERPGLSVPDSLGAYLTFGPKVGRRDSERNCLSNIHADGLAHEAAADKIVWLIREALRLGLTGVDLKEDMTGAALPSAAP, from the coding sequence ATGAGCAATCCCATCGACCTCGATCCGTTCGCCCGCTTCAGGGCCGTCACCCGCGCCCGCATCGGCCTCGGCCGGGCCGGCGACTCGCTGCCGATCCGCGCCGTGCTCGACTTTCAGCTTGCCCATGCCCGCGCCCGCGACGCCGTGCACGGCCATGTCGACTTCACGGCAATGGCGGAACGGATCGGCGCGAAGCGGGCGGTGATCCGGCTGAGATCGCGCGCTGCCGATCGGCCGATCTATCTCGCACGCCCCGATCTCGGCCGGCGCGTTGAACCGGCGGCTCTTGCCGGCATCGAAGCGGGCGACTGGGACGTCGCCTTCGTCATCGCCGACGGCCTTTCGGCCGCCGCCGTCGAGGCCCATGCCGAAATCGTGTTGTCCGCCTGTCTGCGCCGGCTCGGCGACTTCAAGATCGCTCCGATCGTGCTCGGCGAACAGGCCCGCGTCGCCTTCGGTGACGAAGCCGGTGAGGCGCTTGGCGCCCGCATTGTCGTCGTTTTGATCGGCGAGCGACCCGGCCTGTCGGTCCCCGACAGTCTCGGCGCCTATCTGACGTTCGGGCCGAAGGTCGGCCGGCGCGACAGCGAGCGCAACTGCCTCTCGAACATTCACGCCGACGGGCTGGCGCACGAGGCGGCGGCCGACAAGATTGTCTGGCTGATCCGGGAAGCGCTGAGGCTCGGCCTCACCGGCGTCGACCTCAAGGAGGACATGACCGGCGCGGCACTGCCGTCGGCGGCCCCTTGA
- a CDS encoding ABC transporter substrate-binding protein, protein MRFSAIVGVATLIGTTSTSMSAEVLTIAAVDNADMVRMQELTDDFAARNPGIHLNWVLLEESVLRQKISTDIETRGGQFDIIAIGNYEVPIWARQGWLQPLDALGDTYDEDDLLPAIRKAVSYRGKLYASPFYGESAMLMYRTDLFRDAGLEMPPSPTWTFVRDAALKLTDKVAGRYGMCLRGKAGWGENMALLTAAANSFGARWFGFDWRPEFNSPEWKRTLEFYVDLLQAAGPPGSAFYGYPENLDLFRAGKCAMWIDSTVAASTLSDPKTSSVVGRVGYAPFPSYGTLGNHGNWLWTWNLAIPTSTSKAAPAQRFIAWATDREYAELVAAHEGWPYAPPGTRVSLYNNPGYRSAAPFSSYTLTAIKTANPDQPTVKPAPYTGSQFVAIPEFQRIGDAVGQIFAAAVVGQMSVTQALASANEMTLREMTRAHYVKLP, encoded by the coding sequence ATGCGCTTCAGCGCGATTGTGGGAGTTGCGACGCTGATCGGCACGACCAGCACCTCGATGTCTGCCGAAGTGCTGACGATTGCTGCCGTCGACAACGCCGACATGGTCCGCATGCAGGAACTCACCGACGACTTCGCCGCACGCAATCCGGGGATCCACCTCAATTGGGTGCTGCTCGAAGAAAGCGTCCTGCGGCAGAAGATCTCCACGGATATCGAGACGCGCGGCGGCCAGTTCGACATCATCGCCATCGGCAACTACGAAGTCCCGATCTGGGCTCGGCAAGGCTGGCTGCAGCCGCTCGACGCGCTGGGCGACACCTATGACGAGGACGATCTTCTGCCAGCCATCCGCAAGGCGGTCTCCTATCGAGGCAAACTCTACGCTTCGCCGTTCTATGGCGAGAGCGCCATGCTGATGTACCGCACCGACCTGTTCCGGGACGCCGGCCTTGAGATGCCGCCCTCGCCAACCTGGACATTCGTGCGCGACGCGGCGCTGAAACTCACCGACAAGGTCGCCGGACGCTATGGCATGTGCCTGCGCGGCAAGGCAGGCTGGGGCGAGAACATGGCGCTGCTCACGGCGGCCGCCAACTCCTTCGGCGCCCGCTGGTTCGGCTTCGACTGGCGTCCGGAGTTCAACTCGCCGGAGTGGAAGCGGACGCTCGAGTTCTACGTCGATCTGCTTCAGGCGGCGGGACCGCCTGGCTCGGCCTTTTACGGCTACCCCGAGAACCTCGACCTGTTCCGGGCGGGCAAGTGTGCCATGTGGATCGACTCCACCGTCGCCGCATCCACCCTCAGCGATCCCAAGACGTCGAGCGTCGTCGGGCGCGTTGGCTACGCGCCCTTCCCAAGCTACGGCACCCTCGGCAACCACGGCAACTGGCTGTGGACGTGGAACCTCGCCATTCCCACCAGCACAAGCAAGGCAGCCCCAGCCCAGCGCTTCATCGCCTGGGCAACTGACCGGGAGTATGCCGAGCTGGTCGCCGCGCATGAGGGATGGCCCTACGCGCCGCCCGGAACGCGCGTGTCGCTCTACAACAACCCCGGCTACCGGTCTGCGGCGCCGTTTTCCAGCTACACGCTAACCGCCATCAAAACGGCCAACCCCGACCAGCCGACCGTCAAGCCCGCGCCCTACACGGGCAGCCAGTTCGTGGCCATTCCCGAGTTCCAGAGGATTGGTGACGCCGTCGGCCAGATTTTCGCCGCCGCCGTCGTTGGGCAGATGAGCGTGACGCAGGCCCTCGCCTCGGCGAACGAAATGACCTTGAGGGAGATGACGCGAGCCCACTACGTCAAGCTGCCGTGA
- the hcp gene encoding hydroxylamine reductase, with protein MFCYQCEQTARGTGCVTRGVCGKSPEASDLQDVLVHAAKRLATRYANVPAAERPANLAPMLEDALFVTVTNVNFDTASILGMIRNVVAAAGTPAAGVAVEAPEDTLLAWARESMIAPRKASLGEDITGLQELLLYGLKGMAAYAHHARQMNRADPVVDAFMVEALAKLDAGVATVDELLALNLKCGEVTINVLALLDAAHGDTYGKPTPTPVLMGHVPGKAILVSGHDMVDLKALLEQTEGKGINIYTHGEMLPAHGYPELKKFKHLVGHFGGAWMLQQREFPNFPGAILMTTNCLMQPFEDYEGRLFTRNLVAWPGIAHIEDRDFSAVIEAALAAPGFTDSVKTGEHMVGFGHDAVLGAADKIIGAVKSGEIKHFAVIGGCDGSEGERSYYTDLGTTIPNDWVILTLGCGKYRLLGHDYGTVAGLPRLLDMGQCNDSFSAVKVALALADAFGCTVNELPLSIVLSWFEQKAVCVLLALLHLNVKNVRIGPRLPAFLTPAVLKVLVDTFGLKPVGEVETDLKAMANAA; from the coding sequence ATGTTTTGCTATCAGTGTGAACAGACCGCCCGCGGAACCGGCTGCGTGACGCGCGGCGTCTGCGGCAAGTCGCCGGAGGCTTCCGACCTGCAGGACGTGCTCGTCCACGCCGCCAAGCGCCTTGCGACCCGCTACGCGAACGTGCCCGCAGCCGAGCGGCCGGCGAACCTCGCCCCGATGCTCGAAGACGCTCTGTTCGTCACCGTAACCAACGTCAACTTCGACACCGCCTCGATCCTCGGCATGATCCGTAACGTGGTCGCCGCCGCCGGTACCCCCGCCGCGGGCGTCGCCGTCGAGGCGCCGGAAGACACCCTGCTCGCCTGGGCTCGCGAATCGATGATCGCCCCCCGCAAGGCAAGCCTTGGTGAAGATATCACCGGCCTGCAGGAGCTGCTGCTCTACGGCCTCAAGGGCATGGCCGCCTACGCCCACCACGCCCGCCAGATGAACCGCGCCGATCCGGTGGTCGACGCTTTCATGGTCGAAGCCCTCGCCAAGCTCGATGCCGGCGTCGCCACCGTCGACGAACTGCTCGCCCTCAACCTCAAGTGCGGCGAGGTCACCATCAACGTTCTGGCGCTGCTCGACGCCGCCCATGGCGACACCTATGGCAAGCCGACGCCGACGCCGGTGCTGATGGGTCACGTTCCCGGCAAGGCGATCCTGGTGTCCGGCCACGACATGGTCGACCTCAAGGCGCTCCTGGAGCAGACCGAGGGCAAGGGCATCAACATCTACACCCATGGCGAAATGCTGCCGGCCCACGGCTATCCCGAACTCAAGAAGTTCAAGCATCTCGTCGGTCACTTCGGCGGCGCCTGGATGCTGCAGCAGCGGGAGTTCCCCAACTTCCCCGGCGCCATCCTGATGACCACCAACTGCCTGATGCAGCCCTTCGAGGATTACGAAGGCCGCCTGTTCACCCGCAACCTCGTCGCTTGGCCGGGCATCGCCCACATCGAGGACCGCGATTTCTCGGCGGTGATCGAAGCGGCGCTGGCCGCCCCCGGCTTCACCGACAGCGTGAAGACTGGCGAGCACATGGTCGGCTTCGGCCATGACGCGGTGCTGGGCGCCGCCGACAAGATCATCGGCGCCGTCAAGTCCGGCGAGATCAAGCACTTCGCGGTCATCGGCGGTTGCGATGGTTCGGAAGGCGAGCGTTCCTACTACACCGACCTCGGCACCACCATTCCGAACGACTGGGTGATCCTGACGCTGGGCTGTGGCAAGTATCGTCTGCTCGGCCACGACTACGGCACCGTTGCCGGCCTGCCGCGTCTCCTCGACATGGGCCAGTGCAACGACAGCTTCTCGGCCGTCAAGGTGGCGCTGGCGCTCGCTGACGCCTTCGGTTGCACGGTCAACGAACTGCCGCTCTCCATCGTTCTGTCGTGGTTCGAGCAGAAGGCGGTCTGCGTGCTGCTCGCCCTGCTGCACCTCAACGTCAAGAACGTCCGCATCGGGCCGCGTCTGCCGGCCTTCCTGACGCCCGCCGTCCTGAAGGTTCTGGTCGACACATTCGGTCTGAAGCCGGTGGGCGAGGTGGAAACCGACCTCAAGGCGATGGCCAACGCCGCCTGA
- the hydE gene encoding [FeFe] hydrogenase H-cluster radical SAM maturase HydE, which yields MSTAAALLREPPAGDVFDRAAVKALFDLPRETLFARADAVRKDNMGDEVFLRGIVEFSNICANDCLYCGIRKSNRDVRRYRIDEEEILEVAHRMEGWQQTTIVLQSGEVAAEKEDERIERIIRRIKTETRLAVTMSAGNRPRDTYARWRAAGMDRYLLRFETSNPELFAYLHPDCDLDERIRCLKDLRSLGVQVGSGFMIGVPGETLDILADNILLCRELDLDMIGIGPFIAHPDTPLAGLQNAYADDHDMFFAAVSALRIVNPKAHIPATTAFDAIFPHAGRDLVLQRGANVFMPNATPGRFRKNYMLYPDKPCVDEDDHQCSGCAAARVWSIGRVIGQGPGHSIKVR from the coding sequence ATGAGCACAGCCGCCGCCCTTCTGAGAGAGCCCCCCGCCGGGGACGTTTTCGACCGTGCCGCCGTCAAGGCGCTGTTCGACCTGCCGCGCGAGACGCTGTTCGCCCGTGCCGACGCCGTGCGCAAGGACAACATGGGCGACGAGGTGTTCCTGCGCGGCATCGTAGAGTTCTCCAACATCTGCGCCAACGACTGCCTCTATTGCGGCATCCGCAAGTCCAATCGCGACGTGCGGCGCTATCGCATCGATGAGGAGGAAATCCTCGAGGTAGCCCACCGGATGGAAGGCTGGCAGCAGACGACCATCGTGCTGCAATCGGGCGAAGTGGCCGCAGAGAAGGAAGACGAGCGCATCGAGCGCATCATCCGCCGGATCAAGACGGAGACGCGGCTCGCCGTGACCATGAGCGCCGGCAACCGACCGCGCGACACCTATGCTCGCTGGCGCGCGGCAGGCATGGACCGCTATCTTCTGCGCTTCGAGACGTCCAACCCCGAGCTCTTCGCCTATCTGCATCCGGACTGCGACCTCGACGAGCGCATCCGCTGCCTCAAGGATCTGCGCAGCCTGGGTGTCCAGGTCGGCTCCGGCTTCATGATCGGCGTTCCGGGCGAGACGCTCGACATCCTGGCCGACAACATCCTGCTCTGCCGTGAACTCGACCTCGACATGATCGGCATCGGGCCGTTCATCGCCCATCCGGATACGCCGCTCGCCGGCCTACAGAACGCCTATGCCGACGACCACGACATGTTTTTCGCCGCCGTGTCGGCGCTCCGCATCGTCAATCCGAAGGCGCACATCCCGGCGACCACGGCCTTCGATGCCATCTTCCCGCACGCCGGCCGCGACCTTGTCCTGCAGCGCGGCGCCAACGTGTTCATGCCCAACGCGACGCCCGGCCGCTTCCGCAAGAACTATATGCTCTATCCGGACAAGCCTTGCGTCGACGAAGACGATCATCAGTGCTCCGGCTGTGCCGCGGCCCGCGTCTGGTCGATCGGCCGGGTGATCGGTCAGGGGCCGGGGCACTCGATCAAGGTCAGGTGA
- a CDS encoding DUF1236 domain-containing protein has protein sequence MKNILSASLLVGGLVIAPAAFAQEGTLSGAAGGAATGAIVGGPVGAVVGGVAGAAVGTILDPPPPEVRTIVIEQTTPSIVYEQPIVVGQALPTTVVLHPVPGYETYYYTVINNERVIVDPQSRVVLQVLN, from the coding sequence ATGAAAAACATCCTCTCAGCTTCCCTTCTGGTCGGCGGCCTTGTGATTGCTCCGGCCGCCTTTGCCCAGGAAGGTACCCTCTCCGGCGCAGCTGGTGGCGCAGCCACCGGCGCTATCGTCGGTGGACCGGTGGGTGCCGTCGTGGGCGGCGTGGCCGGCGCCGCGGTCGGCACGATTCTCGATCCGCCGCCGCCGGAGGTGCGCACCATCGTCATCGAACAGACCACGCCATCGATCGTCTACGAACAGCCGATCGTGGTGGGGCAGGCCTTGCCGACGACTGTCGTGCTTCATCCGGTCCCTGGCTACGAGACCTACTATTACACCGTGATCAACAACGAGCGGGTCATCGTCGACCCGCAGTCGCGCGTGGTGTTGCAGGTCCTCAACTGA